The proteins below come from a single Natrinema sp. SYSU A 869 genomic window:
- a CDS encoding MarR family transcriptional regulator yields MSTTEPDAEIDGTDETSERDDTSEHTDSRDDRDRDSVLAELPPSAKLVHKVLEYEAPLTQEGVAAESRLCPRTVRYALGKLEDQELVTSRVCLEDARQSKYRLPK; encoded by the coding sequence ATGAGTACGACTGAACCGGACGCCGAAATTGACGGGACCGACGAGACCAGCGAGCGAGACGACACCAGCGAGCACACCGATAGCCGCGACGACCGGGACCGTGACAGTGTGCTCGCCGAACTCCCGCCCAGCGCGAAACTGGTCCACAAGGTCCTCGAGTACGAGGCACCGCTGACTCAGGAGGGAGTTGCGGCCGAGTCGAGGCTCTGTCCCCGGACCGTCCGCTACGCGCTGGGGAAACTCGAGGATCAGGAACTGGTCACCAGTCGCGTCTGTCTCGAGGACGCGCGTCAGTCGAAGTATCGGCTCCCGAAGTAG
- the glmS gene encoding glutamine--fructose-6-phosphate transaminase (isomerizing), which produces MCGIIGRVGDGNALEPLLTGLENLEYRGYDSAGVAVQNGSGINIEKRSGRVEELKESIGDPLQGEVGIGHTRWSTHGPPTDANAHPHTDESEDVAVVHNGIIENYAALRDRLAANGYEFTSDTDTEVIPHLVQYYLDAGFDSEAAFRQAIDELKGSYAVTAMVSGEHVLYAARQGSPLVVGMEDGEYFLASDVPAFLEYTDSVVYLEDGDVVIVDEDGAEFTDLDGNPVTRASETVEWDPEQAGKGEYDHFMLKEITEQPTSLAQAIEGRVDPTNGRIALSDFEPGSFDDIDSVQFVACGTSYHAALYGSLTLNQAGVQSTALLANEYSVSAPPIDDDTLVIAVTQSGETADTLNALRQAKAEGADTLTVTNVVGSTAAREADDTLFIRAGPEIGVAATKTFSSQAVMLTLLGQRIAGDLRGEPPADLETLLSELESMPSQIDHLLAESDAEVIAERYSESQSYFFIGRGLGFPVALEGALKFKEITYEHAEGFASGELKHGPLALVTPETPVFAIFTGQEDEKTLKNAEEAQTRGAPVIAVCPDGHPAVEAADEHLAIPETDPDLAGLLANVQLQLVSYYAADLLDRPIDKPRNLAKSVTVE; this is translated from the coding sequence ATGTGTGGTATCATCGGCCGCGTCGGCGACGGCAACGCACTCGAGCCGTTGCTAACGGGACTCGAGAACCTCGAGTATCGGGGCTACGACTCGGCCGGCGTCGCCGTTCAGAACGGATCAGGAATCAACATCGAGAAACGCTCCGGGCGGGTCGAGGAGCTCAAGGAGTCGATCGGTGACCCCCTGCAGGGAGAAGTCGGGATCGGCCACACCCGCTGGAGTACCCACGGGCCGCCGACCGACGCGAACGCCCATCCCCACACCGACGAAAGCGAAGACGTCGCGGTCGTCCACAACGGGATCATTGAGAACTACGCCGCGCTCAGGGACCGACTGGCGGCAAACGGCTACGAGTTCACGAGCGACACCGATACCGAAGTCATTCCGCATCTCGTCCAGTACTACCTCGATGCCGGCTTCGACAGCGAGGCGGCGTTCCGGCAGGCCATCGACGAACTCAAGGGGAGCTACGCCGTCACCGCGATGGTCTCGGGCGAGCACGTCCTCTACGCCGCACGACAGGGTTCGCCGCTCGTCGTCGGCATGGAGGACGGCGAGTACTTCCTTGCGAGCGACGTGCCGGCCTTCCTCGAGTACACGGACAGCGTGGTCTACCTCGAGGACGGCGACGTCGTCATCGTCGACGAGGACGGCGCCGAGTTCACGGACCTCGACGGGAACCCGGTCACACGAGCGTCCGAGACGGTCGAGTGGGATCCCGAACAGGCTGGCAAGGGCGAGTACGATCACTTCATGCTCAAGGAGATCACCGAGCAACCGACCTCGCTGGCACAGGCGATCGAAGGGCGGGTCGATCCGACGAACGGGCGGATCGCCCTGTCCGATTTCGAACCGGGCTCTTTCGACGACATCGATAGCGTCCAGTTTGTCGCCTGTGGCACCTCCTACCACGCCGCGCTCTACGGCTCGCTCACGCTGAATCAGGCCGGCGTGCAGTCGACCGCGCTTCTGGCCAACGAGTACAGCGTCTCGGCCCCGCCGATCGACGACGACACGCTGGTGATCGCGGTCACGCAGAGCGGTGAGACGGCCGACACGCTCAACGCGCTCCGGCAGGCCAAGGCCGAGGGCGCGGACACGCTGACGGTGACGAACGTCGTCGGGTCGACGGCCGCTCGCGAGGCGGACGACACCCTCTTCATCCGCGCCGGCCCGGAGATCGGCGTCGCCGCGACGAAGACGTTCTCCTCGCAGGCCGTCATGCTCACGCTGCTGGGCCAGCGCATCGCCGGCGACCTGCGGGGCGAGCCGCCAGCCGACCTCGAGACCCTCCTCTCGGAACTTGAGTCAATGCCGAGTCAGATCGACCACCTGCTCGCCGAGTCCGACGCCGAGGTGATCGCCGAGCGCTACAGCGAGAGCCAGTCGTACTTCTTCATCGGGCGCGGTCTCGGCTTCCCCGTGGCGCTCGAGGGCGCGCTGAAGTTCAAGGAGATTACCTACGAGCACGCCGAAGGGTTCGCCTCCGGAGAGCTCAAGCACGGCCCGCTGGCGCTGGTCACGCCCGAGACGCCCGTGTTCGCGATCTTCACTGGCCAGGAGGACGAGAAGACGCTGAAAAACGCCGAGGAGGCCCAGACCCGCGGCGCGCCCGTGATCGCGGTCTGTCCCGACGGGCATCCGGCCGTCGAGGCCGCCGACGAGCACCTCGCGATCCCCGAGACCGACCCCGACCTCGCTGGGCTGCTCGCGAACGTCCAGCTCCAGCTCGTCTCCTACTACGCCGCCGACCTCCTCGATCGACCGATCGACAAACCCCGAAACCTCGCCAAGAGCGTCACCGTCGAGTGA
- a CDS encoding helix-turn-helix domain-containing protein: MSTDAEDAADTEGATTADTGRVSSADTDDNQQGIRSQAEGGIIAQLRLDHSALFLRPTLQHAPDVTVEPEYWTTVEPERPFVFVTVYGSEFETFDTALEADPTVTDPVLVDRYPDRRVYRVTLTDRAVTFTAETAAVGGRLLDLSSSRDGWLVQLRFPDRERLVAFNDYCRERDISVTVDHLRVSDDEGDGVVALTDKQQELLAVAYEEGYFDVPRGISQDELADRLDVSKSAVSQRLRRAIGELCAATLS, translated from the coding sequence GTGAGCACCGATGCCGAGGATGCGGCCGATACTGAGGGCGCAACTACCGCCGACACCGGGCGTGTTTCCAGCGCCGATACTGATGACAACCAGCAAGGAATCCGATCCCAGGCCGAGGGCGGAATCATTGCCCAGCTCCGACTCGATCACTCGGCCCTGTTCCTGCGCCCGACCCTCCAGCACGCGCCGGATGTCACCGTCGAACCGGAGTACTGGACCACCGTCGAACCGGAACGGCCGTTCGTGTTCGTCACCGTCTACGGAAGCGAGTTCGAGACCTTCGACACCGCCCTCGAGGCCGATCCGACCGTCACCGATCCGGTGCTCGTCGATCGCTACCCCGATAGACGGGTCTACCGCGTGACGCTCACTGACCGTGCGGTTACGTTCACCGCCGAGACCGCCGCCGTCGGCGGTCGTCTGCTCGACCTCTCGAGTTCCCGTGATGGCTGGCTCGTCCAGCTTCGATTCCCCGACCGCGAGCGGCTCGTCGCGTTCAACGACTACTGTCGCGAGCGAGATATCTCGGTCACGGTCGATCACCTTCGGGTCTCCGACGACGAGGGAGACGGCGTCGTCGCCCTGACCGACAAACAACAGGAACTCCTCGCCGTCGCCTACGAGGAGGGCTACTTCGATGTGCCACGGGGCATCTCGCAGGACGAACTCGCGGATCGGCTCGACGTCTCGAAATCGGCGGTCTCCCAGCGACTGCGACGGGCGATCGGCGAACTCTGTGCCGCGACGCTCTCCTGA
- a CDS encoding transcription initiation factor IIB — MTRSIIDQHSTESQSEEVETGLCPDCETDTVVHDPDRGEQVCKECGLVLTEDPIDYGPEWRAFNAQEHDELSRVGAPLTQSMHDRGLTTTIDWRNKDANGHSMSADKHGQLHRLRVWQERIRTKNAGERNLKYALSEIDRMVSALGVPKPVKETASVIYRQALEQDLIRGRSIEGVATSALYTACRKEDIPRSLEEVTAVSRVDQREIGRTYRYIADELDINLEPTNPRQFVPRFCSELDVDKDVETKAIEIIDRTTEQGLHSGKSPTGFAAAAIYAAGLLCDETIPQRAVADTAQTTVVTVRNRYREQLEAIDQQPAT; from the coding sequence ATGACGCGGTCTATCATCGATCAACACAGCACCGAATCACAGTCCGAGGAGGTGGAGACCGGTCTGTGTCCCGACTGCGAGACCGACACGGTCGTCCACGATCCGGACCGCGGTGAGCAAGTCTGTAAGGAGTGTGGCCTCGTCCTTACCGAGGATCCCATCGATTACGGGCCAGAGTGGCGGGCGTTCAACGCACAGGAGCACGACGAACTGTCGCGCGTCGGCGCGCCACTGACTCAGTCGATGCACGACCGGGGGCTGACGACGACCATCGACTGGCGCAACAAGGACGCCAATGGCCACTCGATGTCGGCCGACAAACACGGCCAACTCCATCGACTCCGGGTCTGGCAGGAGCGAATTCGAACGAAGAACGCGGGCGAACGAAACCTCAAGTACGCCCTCTCGGAAATCGACCGAATGGTAAGCGCGTTAGGCGTCCCCAAGCCCGTCAAGGAGACTGCAAGCGTCATCTACCGACAGGCGCTCGAGCAGGACCTCATCCGGGGCCGGTCGATCGAAGGCGTTGCGACCAGCGCGCTCTACACCGCGTGTCGGAAAGAAGACATTCCGCGCAGTCTCGAGGAAGTAACCGCTGTTTCACGTGTCGATCAGCGTGAGATCGGCCGTACTTACCGGTACATTGCGGACGAACTAGACATTAACCTCGAGCCGACAAACCCCCGGCAGTTCGTCCCGCGGTTCTGTTCGGAACTGGACGTCGACAAGGACGTCGAGACGAAAGCCATCGAGATCATCGACCGAACGACCGAGCAGGGGCTGCACTCAGGGAAATCACCGACCGGGTTCGCCGCCGCGGCCATCTACGCCGCCGGCCTCCTCTGTGACGAGACCATCCCGCAGCGAGCGGTCGCCGACACCGCCCAGACGACCGTCGTCACTGTCCGGAACCGATATCGGGAACAGCTCGAGGCGATCGATCAGCAGCCCGCTACATGA
- the glmM gene encoding phosphoglucosamine mutase — translation MFGTSGIRGRVGSEVTAELALSVGRAVASEGYDRVVVGRDVRESGSMFVDAVSAGLRECGADVITVGVEATPTVARAISHLEADAGVVVTASHNPAADNGIKLWNPSGKAFGPDQREAIERWLREDDYALAEWDGVGDRSLRKGVRDHHAESIRDTVDLERSPSVVVDIGNGAGGVTAAVLDDLGCRVQTLNGQEDGSFPGRPSEPTEETLETLSTLVAETDAELGVAHDGDADRMMAVDETGSFVPKDALFALFAREAAGEGDRVAAPVDTSLAVDDVLAGVGASLTRTQVGDVYVAERTTKSDVVFGGEPSGAWIWPAETRCPDGPLAACKLVALVAERGPLSDLVDGIDRYPIRRTSIEVTDKTKVMADVTDRVGTRYDEVDTLDGVRVETEDGWFLLRASGTQPLIRVTAEARSASDAAALFETAQGLVTETAAVDA, via the coding sequence ATGTTCGGAACTAGCGGCATTCGCGGACGGGTTGGGAGCGAGGTGACGGCGGAGTTAGCACTGTCTGTTGGGCGCGCGGTCGCGTCGGAGGGATACGATCGCGTCGTCGTCGGTCGCGACGTCCGTGAGAGCGGATCGATGTTCGTCGACGCGGTCAGCGCGGGGCTGCGTGAGTGCGGGGCGGACGTGATCACGGTCGGCGTCGAGGCGACGCCGACGGTCGCGCGAGCGATTAGCCACCTCGAGGCCGACGCGGGGGTCGTCGTCACGGCATCGCACAATCCGGCAGCGGACAACGGAATCAAGCTCTGGAATCCCTCCGGGAAAGCCTTCGGCCCCGACCAGCGCGAGGCGATCGAGCGGTGGCTCCGCGAGGACGACTACGCGTTGGCCGAGTGGGACGGCGTCGGCGATCGATCACTGCGCAAGGGCGTCCGGGACCATCACGCCGAATCGATCCGGGACACGGTCGACCTAGAGCGGTCGCCGAGCGTCGTCGTCGATATCGGTAACGGTGCCGGCGGCGTGACGGCAGCGGTCCTCGACGATCTCGGTTGTCGGGTTCAGACGCTGAACGGGCAGGAAGACGGCTCGTTCCCCGGGCGGCCCAGCGAGCCGACCGAGGAGACCCTCGAGACTCTGTCGACGCTGGTCGCGGAGACCGACGCCGAGCTGGGAGTCGCACACGATGGCGACGCCGACCGGATGATGGCGGTCGACGAAACGGGATCGTTCGTGCCGAAAGACGCGTTATTCGCCCTCTTCGCCCGGGAAGCGGCGGGCGAGGGTGATCGCGTCGCTGCTCCCGTTGATACCAGTCTCGCCGTCGACGACGTACTGGCCGGTGTCGGCGCGTCGTTGACCCGGACGCAGGTCGGAGACGTCTACGTCGCGGAGCGGACGACCAAATCCGATGTCGTCTTCGGCGGCGAACCGAGCGGTGCCTGGATCTGGCCCGCGGAGACGCGCTGCCCGGACGGCCCGCTGGCGGCCTGCAAGCTGGTCGCACTCGTCGCCGAACGAGGGCCGCTATCTGACCTCGTTGATGGAATCGATCGATACCCGATCCGGCGAACGTCTATCGAAGTTACGGACAAAACGAAGGTTATGGCCGACGTGACCGACCGCGTCGGAACGCGATACGACGAGGTTGACACGCTCGACGGCGTCAGAGTGGAGACCGAAGACGGCTGGTTCCTGCTTCGCGCCAGCGGGACACAGCCACTGATCCGGGTGACCGCAGAGGCGCGGTCGGCGTCGGACGCAGCAGCACTGTTTGAGACTGCACAGGGGCTTGTTACTGAGACGGCTGCGGTGGATGCCTGA
- a CDS encoding DegT/DnrJ/EryC1/StrS family aminotransferase, with the protein MIDATPSVFDASLSKPGAGIDAFVDRHAPGTMHTYYGSGKVALRDGLAGLVEPGENVVVPAYLSPAVVEPLHELGLESRYYAIEASLAPDFDDLEARIDDDTAAVMSVNYFGFPQPGLDRIAALTDEYDCYHIDDNAHSPLSVHEGTLLGTHGDLGITTLRKLLPVPDGAVLYRTGETVNEWFSPSSLAGRSDRIATTDCRFVATSVAESVLQISPSLHRSVEAVLADGADDSSSVDPVNRYEAAKVPMSKCSAVVADAADPDAIRTVRRENFRVWQRVLDDREDVTPLYEHLPAGISPYEFPVRATDSDSFRAELGNLGVVGAHSWPTLREAVREDGTYETSVRLADNLVALPVHQGIEPSAIEAVGDRLPK; encoded by the coding sequence ATGATCGATGCGACTCCCTCCGTGTTCGACGCGTCGCTCTCGAAGCCAGGGGCAGGAATCGACGCGTTCGTCGACCGACACGCCCCCGGCACCATGCACACGTACTACGGGTCCGGGAAAGTCGCGCTCCGGGACGGCCTTGCCGGACTCGTCGAACCCGGTGAGAACGTCGTCGTTCCCGCCTACCTCTCGCCCGCCGTCGTCGAACCGCTCCACGAACTCGGGCTCGAGTCGCGGTACTACGCCATCGAAGCGTCGCTCGCGCCGGACTTCGACGACCTCGAGGCGCGAATCGACGACGATACCGCCGCCGTCATGTCGGTCAACTACTTCGGCTTCCCCCAGCCCGGCCTTGATCGGATCGCCGCGCTGACCGACGAGTACGACTGCTACCACATCGACGACAACGCGCATTCACCGCTCAGCGTCCACGAGGGAACCCTGCTCGGAACGCACGGCGACCTCGGCATCACGACGTTGCGGAAACTGCTTCCGGTTCCCGACGGTGCCGTCCTCTACCGGACGGGCGAGACGGTCAACGAGTGGTTCTCTCCCTCGTCGCTGGCCGGCAGATCGGATCGCATCGCGACCACTGACTGCCGGTTCGTAGCCACCTCCGTCGCTGAAAGCGTCCTCCAGATCAGCCCGTCGCTGCATCGATCGGTCGAGGCGGTCCTCGCCGACGGGGCCGACGACTCCTCGTCCGTGGATCCCGTGAATCGATACGAAGCGGCCAAAGTTCCGATGTCGAAGTGTTCGGCGGTCGTCGCAGACGCCGCCGATCCGGACGCGATCCGAACCGTCCGCCGGGAGAATTTCCGGGTCTGGCAGCGCGTCCTGGACGACCGTGAGGACGTGACCCCGCTCTACGAGCACCTTCCAGCGGGAATCAGTCCGTACGAGTTCCCGGTCCGGGCGACCGATTCGGATTCGTTTCGCGCGGAACTCGGGAATCTGGGCGTCGTCGGTGCCCACTCCTGGCCGACCCTTCGCGAGGCCGTTCGCGAGGACGGAACCTACGAGACATCGGTCCGGCTCGCTGACAACCTCGTTGCACTCCCCGTCCACCAGGGAATCGAGCCGTCGGCCATCGAGGCGGTCGGCGATCGACTTCCAAAATGA
- a CDS encoding PQQ-binding-like beta-propeller repeat protein: MALPPIVTASAGCVSFNGESDEWELDRERLRWRYETDGRVSASPVLSDGHLYVGSHDGYLRSLNPARGSLNWKFDTGDQIWSASTVHEKVLYTGSEGEGLYAIDIDGRERWQFRADDSIGSTPTVVNGIVYIGSYDGNVYAVDTETAVEQWSYQTGDGIVSRPTIHDGTVYIGSRANSLSALNADDGTFIWKYGTGDYVSVDAAVDGDRILFGSADKHFYAVNRHDGSLVWSREVDGGINSSPAISDGTVYFGTYGRTFYALETETGDIRWTSDKPIGTINCDPIVVDGTVFVGDLRGHLRAFDASTGDQLWTYRTGNAVHSTPIVTDDTIYFGSNDGYVYAIERPP, from the coding sequence TTGGCACTTCCTCCTATCGTCACCGCCAGCGCCGGCTGCGTGAGCTTCAACGGCGAATCCGACGAGTGGGAACTCGACCGGGAACGGCTCAGGTGGCGATACGAAACCGACGGCCGCGTATCCGCATCGCCAGTTCTCAGTGACGGACATCTCTACGTCGGCAGTCACGACGGGTATCTTCGGTCGCTCAATCCGGCGAGGGGATCTCTCAACTGGAAGTTCGATACTGGCGATCAGATCTGGTCCGCCTCGACAGTCCACGAGAAGGTACTCTATACCGGCAGTGAAGGCGAGGGGCTCTACGCTATCGACATCGACGGCCGTGAACGATGGCAGTTTCGGGCAGATGACAGCATCGGATCGACGCCAACAGTAGTGAACGGAATAGTGTACATTGGAAGTTACGATGGGAACGTGTACGCTGTGGATACGGAGACAGCGGTAGAGCAGTGGTCGTATCAAACGGGAGACGGCATCGTCTCCAGACCGACGATACACGACGGAACGGTCTACATCGGGAGTAGAGCCAACTCGCTTTCTGCGCTCAATGCGGACGACGGCACGTTCATCTGGAAGTACGGTACAGGTGACTACGTGTCAGTCGACGCTGCTGTCGACGGTGACCGCATCCTCTTCGGTTCGGCTGACAAACATTTCTACGCAGTAAATCGCCATGACGGAAGTCTCGTCTGGTCACGAGAGGTCGACGGGGGAATCAATTCCTCTCCGGCTATCTCCGATGGTACCGTCTACTTTGGGACGTACGGCAGGACGTTCTACGCGCTCGAGACGGAGACAGGAGATATTCGCTGGACGAGCGACAAACCGATCGGGACGATCAACTGCGATCCGATAGTCGTCGACGGAACTGTCTTCGTCGGGGACCTCCGAGGACATCTCCGCGCGTTCGACGCATCGACGGGCGATCAACTGTGGACGTACCGAACCGGCAACGCAGTCCACTCGACTCCCATCGTCACCGACGACACGATCTACTTCGGCAGTAACGATGGCTACGTCTACGCCATCGAGCGACCGCCCTGA
- a CDS encoding DUF5786 family protein, producing MGFGSYDESEQQEQTTDDEDVEAVNVHENDHQGEMSFESDVSTDELVDQLGSMKDDESEE from the coding sequence ATGGGTTTTGGTAGCTACGACGAATCCGAACAACAAGAGCAGACGACGGATGACGAGGACGTAGAGGCAGTCAACGTCCACGAAAATGACCACCAGGGCGAAATGTCATTCGAGTCTGATGTCTCGACGGACGAACTGGTCGACCAGCTTGGCTCGATGAAAGACGACGAGTCCGAGGAGTAA
- a CDS encoding DUF87 domain-containing protein — protein sequence MSDQSQQRQILVGETDDGADLRLPVVELLTGRGFVTGKSGSGKSNTASVIAEELLEAGYPLLIVDTDGEYYGLKEEYEMLHAGADEECDIQIGPEHAEQMATLALEENVPVILDVSGYLDEDVADELLRKIARQLFIKEKKLKKPFLLVVEEVHEYIPEGGGVGETGNLLIKISKRGRKHGLGIVGISQRPADVKKDFITQANWLVWHRLTWDNDTKVVGRIIDTEYSELVSDLGDGQAFVQTDWTEVDVRKIQFRRKRTFDAGATPGLDDFERPELKSVSDALVGDLQDISERKEREQDRINELENELEKREKRIETLEDELASARDVSSAARQMADALQNTDTIQSELPGSDEDLRRLHEEIAELEAERDDLQEDLDARDDHIESLEEQLADRAAEVDRLRNETKQLREVVRDLQREERTEQVTDDVPSGDEGSDAGDESSIIQAGGDDIEFGYTSVDEDAESATDVADEPGFVVADEERDLTELLETPWISERVTRACDGSQCSTETAEKILGVFARNGSLETATVAARVDRSRVAVQSLVSELRTEGLLERSGERAYVLADNVRSELPAVATDD from the coding sequence GTGAGCGACCAGTCCCAGCAGCGTCAGATTCTCGTCGGTGAAACGGACGACGGCGCGGACCTGAGGCTACCCGTCGTCGAACTCCTTACTGGCCGCGGGTTCGTCACCGGCAAGTCCGGGTCGGGGAAGTCGAACACCGCGTCGGTGATCGCCGAGGAACTGCTCGAGGCTGGCTATCCACTCCTCATCGTCGACACGGACGGAGAGTACTACGGGCTGAAAGAGGAGTATGAGATGCTCCACGCCGGAGCCGACGAGGAGTGTGACATCCAGATCGGGCCGGAACACGCCGAACAGATGGCGACGCTGGCCCTCGAGGAGAACGTGCCGGTCATCCTCGACGTCTCGGGGTATCTCGACGAGGACGTGGCGGACGAACTCCTGCGGAAGATCGCTCGCCAGCTCTTTATCAAGGAGAAGAAATTAAAGAAGCCGTTCCTGCTGGTCGTCGAGGAGGTCCACGAGTACATTCCGGAGGGTGGTGGCGTCGGCGAGACCGGGAACCTGCTGATCAAGATCAGCAAGCGCGGCCGCAAACACGGGCTGGGCATCGTCGGCATCAGCCAGCGGCCGGCCGACGTCAAGAAAGACTTCATCACGCAGGCGAACTGGCTGGTCTGGCACCGGCTGACCTGGGACAACGATACGAAGGTCGTTGGCCGGATCATCGACACCGAGTACTCGGAACTCGTCTCGGATCTCGGCGACGGGCAGGCGTTCGTCCAGACGGACTGGACCGAAGTTGACGTCCGGAAGATCCAGTTCCGCCGGAAGCGGACCTTCGACGCCGGGGCGACACCCGGTCTCGACGACTTCGAACGCCCCGAGCTCAAGTCCGTCTCCGATGCCCTAGTCGGCGACCTCCAGGACATCTCCGAGCGCAAGGAGCGCGAACAGGACCGGATCAACGAACTCGAGAACGAACTCGAGAAACGGGAGAAACGGATCGAGACGCTGGAGGACGAACTCGCCTCGGCGCGGGACGTCTCGAGTGCGGCCAGACAGATGGCCGATGCTCTGCAGAACACGGACACGATCCAGTCGGAGCTCCCGGGGTCCGACGAGGACCTGCGCCGACTCCACGAGGAGATTGCAGAACTCGAAGCCGAGCGAGACGACCTCCAAGAGGACCTCGACGCGCGCGACGATCACATCGAGAGCCTCGAGGAGCAACTCGCGGATCGAGCGGCGGAAGTCGATCGGCTCCGAAACGAAACCAAGCAGTTGCGCGAGGTCGTCCGCGACCTCCAACGCGAGGAGCGTACCGAGCAGGTGACCGACGATGTGCCGAGCGGAGACGAGGGAAGCGACGCGGGCGACGAATCGTCGATCATCCAGGCCGGCGGTGACGACATTGAGTTCGGATATACGTCCGTTGACGAGGATGCGGAGTCGGCAACAGACGTCGCGGACGAGCCGGGATTCGTCGTCGCGGACGAGGAACGCGACCTGACGGAACTGCTCGAGACCCCGTGGATCAGCGAGCGGGTTACTCGCGCGTGTGATGGATCACAGTGTTCGACCGAAACGGCCGAGAAGATTCTCGGCGTGTTCGCGCGAAACGGGTCGCTCGAGACGGCGACCGTCGCCGCTCGGGTCGATCGGTCGAGAGTCGCGGTCCAGAGTCTCGTCTCGGAGCTCCGAACGGAAGGGTTGCTCGAGCGGTCCGGCGAACGGGCGTACGTGCTGGCCGACAACGTTCGGTCGGAACTGCCGGCCGTGGCCACGGACGACTAG
- a CDS encoding GNAT family N-acetyltransferase, whose translation MSVEIRVLDSRTDADEWNRHVERSDGTNPFFRAEALRLQAEDTGSTPHLLAGFKGQEPVGVFPVFEYTRGPVTGAFSPAPHSWTSYLGPSLLNVDKLKQRKADRRTKRFLEGCLEWIEDEISPLYSKFVTAEFDDIRPFVWNEYDVEPGHTYVVDLEGTEEELLKRFSSDARSNIRNADEDGYTIEEGDNDDVARIVEKVRERYESQGQPFQLSTDFAQSLHETLPDGAIRPYVCRVDSEFLGGILVVESERTRYRWQGGVKPDADVDIAINDLLDWHVMRDGLHGDIDEYDLVGAGVPSINRYKAKFNPRLETHYEITAGSFGIDLLVDRYQKHR comes from the coding sequence ATGAGCGTGGAAATACGCGTCCTCGATTCACGAACCGATGCGGACGAGTGGAACCGCCACGTCGAACGCTCCGACGGAACGAACCCGTTCTTCCGGGCCGAAGCGCTTCGGTTGCAGGCCGAAGATACCGGATCGACACCCCACCTGCTCGCCGGCTTCAAGGGCCAGGAGCCGGTCGGCGTCTTTCCCGTCTTCGAGTACACGAGGGGGCCGGTTACCGGTGCCTTCTCGCCGGCTCCCCACTCGTGGACGTCATACCTCGGCCCCTCGCTGCTGAACGTCGACAAACTCAAACAGCGTAAGGCCGACCGCCGGACGAAGCGGTTCCTCGAGGGCTGTCTCGAGTGGATCGAAGACGAAATCTCGCCGCTGTACAGCAAGTTCGTCACGGCGGAGTTTGACGACATCCGGCCGTTCGTCTGGAACGAGTACGACGTCGAACCCGGCCACACGTACGTCGTCGATCTCGAGGGGACCGAGGAGGAGTTACTGAAACGGTTCAGCAGCGACGCGCGGAGTAACATCCGGAACGCCGACGAAGACGGCTATACGATCGAGGAGGGCGACAATGACGACGTCGCGCGCATCGTCGAGAAAGTCCGCGAACGCTACGAGAGCCAGGGCCAGCCGTTCCAGTTGAGCACCGACTTCGCACAGTCGCTGCACGAGACGCTCCCCGACGGCGCGATTCGGCCCTACGTCTGTCGCGTCGACAGCGAGTTCCTCGGCGGCATTCTGGTCGTCGAGTCCGAGCGGACGCGGTATCGGTGGCAGGGCGGTGTCAAACCGGACGCCGATGTCGATATCGCGATCAACGACCTGCTCGATTGGCACGTCATGCGCGACGGCCTGCACGGCGATATCGATGAGTACGACCTCGTCGGGGCCGGCGTGCCGAGCATCAACCGGTACAAAGCGAAGTTCAACCCGCGTCTCGAGACCCACTACGAGATCACGGCCGGCTCGTTCGGGATCGACCTGCTCGTCGATCGGTATCAGAAACACCGGTAG